One genomic segment of Hordeum vulgare subsp. vulgare chromosome 2H, MorexV3_pseudomolecules_assembly, whole genome shotgun sequence includes these proteins:
- the LOC123426617 gene encoding acetyl-coenzyme A synthetase, chloroplastic/glyoxysomal-like, which yields MAQYIYATTARCCCSSARAHRAIPLQAPALAPSSSRSPLRWGSAMGASDRLAVAAAKPRHAAPCAATVLGEPLPASDDHGLVHPSADFAAQALVSSPQQYREMYQRSIDDPAGFWSEIAETFYWKQKWSPDEVCTENLDVTKGPIKIEWFKGGKTNICHNAVDRYVEAGDGAKIAMYWEGNEPDQDGKLTYSELLDKVCQLANYLKSVGVEKGDAVVIYLPMLMELPIAMLACARIGAVHSVVFAGFSADAIAQRITDCKPKVVITCNAVKRGLKLIPLKDIVDASLVESSKNGVTVGICLTYENQLAMKKEDTQWIAGRDVWWQDVVPNFPTRCDVEWVDAEDPLFLLYTSGSTGKPKGVLHTTGGYMVYAATTFKHAFDHKPTDIYWCTADCGWITGHSYVTYGPLLNGATVLVYEGAPNYPDPGRCWDIVDKYKVTIFYTAPTLIRSLMRDGSVYVDRYSRKSLRVLGSVGEPINPTAWRWFYNVVGDSRCPISDTWWQTETGGFMITPLPGAWPQKPGSATFPFFGVQPVIVDEKGREMTGECSGYLCIKKSWPGAFRTLYGDKDRYETTYFKPFSGYYFSGDGCRRDKDGYHWLTGRVDDVINVSGHRIGTAEVESALVSHPKCAEAAVVGIDHEVKGQGIYAFVTLVDGVPYSDDLRKSLIMAVRSQIGAFAAPDKIHWAPGLPKTRSGKIMRRILRKIASRQLDELGDTSTLADPGVVDQLISLSDS from the exons ATGGCCCAGTATATATACGCCACCACCGCCCGCTGCTGCTGCAGCTCCGCACGCGCCCACCGCGCGATCCCACTCCAGGCTCCCGCGCTAGCCCCCTCGTCGTCTCGATCGCCGCTCCGGTGGGGCTCGGCCATGGGCGCGAGCGATCGCCTGGCGGTGGCCGCCGCCAAGCCGCGGCACGCTGCGCCGTGCGCGGCGACCGTGCTGGGCGAGCCGCTGCCGGCGTCCGACGACCACGGCCTCGTCCACCCCAGCGCCGACTTCGCCGCCCAGGCCCTTGTCTCCTCTCCGCAGCAG TACCGGGAGATGTATCAGCGGTCGATTGATGATCCTGCCGGGTTCTGGTCAGAAATAGCTGAAACATTCTACTGGAAGCAGAAGTGGAGCCCTGACGAAGTCTGTACTGAGAACCTTGATGTCACAAAGGGGCCGATCAAGATCGAA TGGTTTAAAGGGGGCAAAACTAACATCTGCCACAATGCCGTGGACCGCTACGTGGAGGCCGGGGACGGTGCGAAGATTGCGATGTATTGGGAGGGGAATGAGCCTGATCAGGACGGGAAGCTCACATACTCAGAGCTCTTGGATAAGGTTTGCCAG CtggccaattatttgaagagtgtcGGGGTTGAAAAAGGTGATGCTGTGGTGATCTACTTGCCGATGCTCATGGAGCTGCCTATTGCAATGCTTGCATGCGCCCGCATTGGTGCTGTTCACTCT GTCGTGTTTGCTGGCTTCTCTGCCGATGCAATAGCCCAGAGGATCACTGACTGCAAGCCTAAGGTTGTGATTACATGCAATGCTGTGAAGAGGGGGCTGAAACTCATCCCTCTCAAAGATATAGTAGATGCGTCTCTGGTTGAAAGTTCAAAAAATGGTGTCACAGTAG GCATTTGTTTGACATATGAAAATCAGCTGGCCATGAAGAAAGAGGACACACAATGGATAGCTGGAAGAGATGTTTGGTGGCAG GATGTTGTGCCCAATTTCCCTACTAGATGTGATGTGGAATGGGTTGATGCAGAGGATCCATTGTTTCTTCTGTACACTAGTGGCAGCACAGGAAAACCAAAG GGTGTATTGCATACAACGGGGGGCTATATGGTATATGCCGCAACAACATTTAAACATGCATTTGATCACAAACCAACAGACATATACTG GTGCACTGCAGACTGTGGCTGGATTACTGGACATAGTTATGTGACTTATGGTCCTCTCCTGAATGGAGCCACAGTTCTCGTTTATGAAGGG GCTCCAAACTACCCTGATCCTGGTCGGTGTTGGGACATCGTTGACAAATACAAAGTGACAATATTTTATACTGCACCAACACTTATCCGTTCACTTATGCGTGATGGTTCCGTG TATGTTGATCGGTACTCTCGTAAGTCCCTCCGAGTTTTAGGAAGTGTGGGTGAGCCAATTAATCCAACTGCATGGAG GTGGTTCTATAATGTTGTCGGTGACTCGAGATGTCCCATATCAGACACCTGGTGGCAGACTGAAACTGGTGGTTTTATG ATTACACCTTTACCTGGTGCTTGGCCTCAGAAACCAGGATCTGCTACATTTCCTTTCTTTGGTGTACAG CCAGTGATTGTTGATGAGAAAGGGCGGGAAATGACTGGAGAATGCAGTGGATACCTTTGCATAAAGAAGTCATGGCCTGGAGCTTTCCGGACTCTCTATGGAGATAAGGACAGATATGAGACAACATACTTCAAACCGTTTTCTGGCTATTATTTTTCTGGTGATGGTTGTAGGAG GGACAAAGATGGTTACCATTGGCTGACCGGAAGAGTGGATGATGTTATCAATGTCAG TGGACACCGGATTGGTACAGCAGAGGTTGAATCTGCTCTTGTTTCACATCCAAAATGTGCCGAGGCCGCTGTTGTTGGAATTGACCATGAG GTTAAAGGTCAGGGAATCTACGCATTTGTAACTTTGGTGGATGGTGTTCCTTACAGTGATGATCTACGAAAAAGCCTCATAATGGCGGTCCGCAGCCAG ATTGGCGCGTTTGCAGCACCTGACAAGATCCATTGGGCACCAGGGCTCCCAAAGACACGGAGCGGTAAGATCATGCGGAGAATATTGCGGAAAATTGCCTCCAGGCAGCTGGATGAGCTTGGTGACACGAGCACACTTGCTGATCCTGGTGTGGTCGACCAGCTGATATCGCTTAGCGATAGTTAG